The Sediminispirochaeta bajacaliforniensis DSM 16054 genome includes a region encoding these proteins:
- the pgsA gene encoding CDP-diacylglycerol--glycerol-3-phosphate 3-phosphatidyltransferase, whose translation MNLPNKLTVFRLILSPLYFIVFFLPVWTGRLEMVSAFVLLVIFLGIEASDVLDGHIARSRNLVTDIGKVLDPFADVFSRMTYFICFSAVGLMPVWIFVILIYRELAITFLRMYMIKKGFVMAASIWGKIKAVFYAFSGIIGLATIFTERLSPSAGILPTLRNISFVVFLIAAFASVASFLTYVRTAVVSERSGGAREA comes from the coding sequence ATGAATTTACCAAACAAATTGACCGTTTTTCGGCTTATCCTTTCTCCTCTTTATTTTATCGTTTTTTTTCTGCCTGTCTGGACGGGGAGATTGGAAATGGTTTCGGCTTTTGTACTTCTTGTGATTTTTCTCGGCATTGAAGCCAGCGATGTGCTCGACGGACATATTGCCCGATCCCGAAATCTTGTAACCGACATAGGTAAGGTTCTTGATCCCTTTGCCGATGTATTCAGCCGGATGACCTACTTTATTTGTTTTTCTGCAGTAGGTTTGATGCCTGTGTGGATCTTTGTCATCCTTATTTATCGGGAACTTGCCATCACCTTTCTCCGCATGTACATGATCAAAAAGGGCTTTGTGATGGCTGCGTCGATTTGGGGGAAAATCAAAGCGGTCTTTTACGCATTTTCAGGGATCATCGGACTTGCGACTATCTTTACCGAACGACTTTCTCCCTCTGCGGGAATACTGCCGACCCTGCGTAACATCAGCTTTGTCGTCTTTTTGATTGCCGCCTTTGCTTCGGTGGCCTCCTTTCTTACCTATGTGAGGACGGCCGTTGTTTCGGAGCGATCCGGCGGGGCGCGAGAAGCCTAA